Proteins from a genomic interval of Microbacterium abyssi:
- a CDS encoding acyl carrier protein, whose protein sequence is MAFTNDEVLAGLAELVTDETGIDSSEVALEKSFTDDLDIDSISMMTIVVNAEEKFGVTIPDDEVKNLKTVADAVNFIVAGQE, encoded by the coding sequence ATGGCTTTCACCAACGATGAGGTCCTCGCCGGCCTCGCCGAACTCGTCACCGATGAGACCGGCATCGACAGCTCCGAGGTCGCCCTCGAGAAGTCCTTCACCGACGACCTCGACATCGACTCGATCTCGATGATGACGATCGTCGTCAACGCCGAGGAGAAGTTCGGCGTCACGATCCCCGATGACGAGGTCAAGAACCTCAAGACCGTCGCCGACGCCGTCAACTTCATCGTCGCCGGTCAGGAGTAA
- a CDS encoding beta-ketoacyl-ACP synthase III gives MTATLKQATGPQFTRILAYGAARGEIAVPNEDLIGPIDSSDEWIRQRTGIITRTRAVEETDAIDLAADAAAEAIEKSGVAASDVDLVIVATISNPKQTPSVSAIVADRVGANPAAAYDVNAACAGYAYAIAQADALIRAGAAHYALVIGTEKLSDVVDPADRSISFLLGDGAGAALIGPSETPGIAPAVWGSDGSKADAVGMNHTLTEYRDGGGDIPWPTLRQEGPTVFRWAVWEMAKVAREALEVAGIEASDLAAFIPHQANMRIIDEFAKQLKLPETTVIARDIETTGNTSAASIPLASHRLMSEHPELSGGLALQIGFGAGLVFAAQVVVLP, from the coding sequence ATGACCGCCACTCTCAAGCAGGCGACCGGCCCGCAGTTCACCCGCATCCTCGCGTACGGCGCCGCTCGCGGTGAGATCGCCGTTCCCAACGAGGACCTCATCGGTCCGATCGACTCGAGCGACGAATGGATCCGGCAGCGCACCGGCATCATCACCCGCACCCGCGCGGTCGAGGAGACCGATGCGATCGATCTCGCTGCGGACGCCGCCGCGGAGGCCATAGAGAAGTCCGGTGTCGCGGCATCCGACGTCGATCTCGTGATCGTCGCCACCATCAGCAATCCGAAGCAGACGCCGTCGGTCTCGGCGATCGTCGCCGACCGCGTCGGCGCGAACCCGGCCGCGGCGTACGACGTCAACGCGGCCTGCGCGGGATACGCCTACGCGATCGCGCAGGCCGACGCCCTGATCCGCGCCGGCGCCGCGCACTACGCTCTCGTCATCGGCACCGAGAAGCTCTCCGACGTCGTCGATCCGGCCGACCGCAGCATCTCCTTCCTGCTCGGCGACGGTGCCGGTGCCGCGCTCATCGGACCGAGCGAGACTCCCGGAATCGCGCCGGCCGTGTGGGGTTCGGACGGCTCGAAGGCGGATGCCGTCGGCATGAACCACACGCTCACGGAGTACCGCGATGGTGGCGGAGACATCCCGTGGCCGACGCTCCGGCAAGAGGGTCCGACCGTGTTCCGCTGGGCCGTCTGGGAGATGGCCAAGGTTGCACGGGAGGCCCTTGAGGTCGCCGGCATCGAAGCATCCGATCTCGCAGCCTTCATCCCCCACCAGGCGAACATGCGTATCATCGACGAGTTCGCCAAGCAGCTCAAGCTGCCGGAGACCACGGTGATCGCCCGCGACATCGAGACCACAGGCAACACGTCGGCGGCATCCATCCCGCTCGCGAGCCACCGGCTCATGTCCGAGCACCCCGAGCTCTCGGGCGGTCTCGCCCTGCAGATCGGCTTCGGTGCCGGACTCGTATTCGCCGCACAGGTCGTCGTCCTCCCCTGA
- a CDS encoding DUF262 domain-containing protein gives MATATNVEATAVNTIEWLSAPGTAIVVPVYQRQYRWDIGGCERLLADIRAVAGEDDTHRHFIGSILSAQDSAETDLILIDGQQRITTLMLLVAALHHAVRDADAEMAAELERVLVRADDASRTKLRPHDAWAHLYESVVLDRRDDVERESRFDDNYAFFRSQVHADEAPRIWRGLQRLEHVSITLGAQANAQQIFESLNSTGEPLRDHELIHNYILMGLTHAEQLDVESRFWLPIEQHTGEMIGAFWRHYLVMTTGREVTADGEHGVYAAFRRSFPNVDVAHLQSDAEVWRHYAEIYGILLDPSHEPDDEIRAQLGYINTFGRAAYPLVMRAYSDHARGLISRAEFIETLEWTQALYLRRALAGLPAERLIARLCRARAEGRDALMRAFARITPSDERVSAVLKYVELPHAAYVLGRLESVDDTSEFDVEHIVPLLPGEAWSGDGSRRWSEYSEDEQNSHRALTPTLGNLTLLEQGLTERVFGAAFPDKQAGAYARSAVDETRALVDVPAWGTAAITERTVRLAASLLRIWARPALPEIDDDGLTPVLDAVRRRGWPAGWDREFDYVEYRGEHWEVKDVRALFNRVFRRAWTDDRDAALRYSAAHGGPIYSEMAWKGQWDALDDENFLYMGWDSNYMMNALQGVLEESGISAEVFVKYSYIGNVM, from the coding sequence ATGGCAACCGCCACGAATGTCGAAGCGACCGCCGTAAACACCATCGAGTGGCTCTCCGCTCCGGGCACCGCCATCGTCGTCCCCGTCTATCAGCGTCAGTACCGCTGGGACATCGGCGGATGCGAACGACTCCTCGCCGACATCCGCGCGGTGGCCGGTGAGGACGACACGCACCGCCATTTCATCGGGTCGATCCTCTCTGCGCAGGATTCGGCCGAGACCGATCTGATCCTCATCGACGGTCAGCAGCGCATCACGACGCTCATGCTGCTGGTGGCGGCACTGCACCACGCCGTCCGGGACGCGGATGCGGAGATGGCCGCGGAGCTCGAGCGGGTGCTCGTGCGCGCCGACGATGCTTCGCGCACAAAGCTGCGTCCGCACGACGCCTGGGCGCACCTCTACGAGTCGGTCGTGCTGGATCGCCGCGACGACGTGGAGCGGGAGTCGCGCTTCGACGACAACTACGCGTTCTTCCGCAGCCAGGTGCATGCCGACGAGGCGCCGCGGATCTGGCGCGGCCTGCAGCGCCTCGAGCACGTGTCGATCACCCTCGGTGCCCAGGCGAACGCGCAGCAGATCTTCGAGAGCCTGAACTCCACGGGCGAGCCTCTTCGCGATCACGAGCTCATCCACAATTACATCCTGATGGGGCTCACGCACGCCGAGCAGCTCGACGTGGAGTCGCGCTTCTGGCTTCCGATCGAGCAGCACACCGGCGAGATGATCGGCGCGTTCTGGCGCCACTACCTCGTCATGACGACCGGTCGAGAGGTCACAGCCGACGGCGAGCATGGCGTGTACGCCGCGTTTCGGCGCTCGTTCCCCAATGTCGACGTCGCACATCTGCAATCCGATGCTGAGGTCTGGCGACACTACGCCGAGATCTACGGCATCCTGCTCGATCCGTCGCACGAGCCGGACGATGAGATCCGCGCCCAGCTGGGATACATCAACACGTTCGGCCGGGCGGCCTATCCCCTCGTGATGCGCGCCTACAGCGATCACGCGCGCGGGCTGATCTCACGCGCGGAGTTCATCGAGACGCTCGAGTGGACGCAGGCGCTGTACCTGCGCCGAGCACTTGCGGGCCTGCCCGCCGAGCGTCTGATCGCGCGGCTGTGCCGGGCGCGTGCAGAGGGCCGCGACGCGCTGATGCGCGCGTTCGCCCGCATCACGCCGTCGGACGAGCGTGTCAGCGCGGTGCTGAAGTACGTCGAGCTTCCCCATGCCGCCTATGTGCTGGGGCGCCTCGAGAGCGTCGACGACACGTCCGAGTTCGACGTCGAGCACATCGTGCCGCTCCTGCCGGGCGAAGCCTGGTCCGGCGACGGATCGCGCCGGTGGAGCGAGTACAGCGAGGACGAGCAGAATAGCCACCGCGCTCTGACCCCGACCCTCGGAAACCTCACCCTTCTCGAACAGGGCCTCACCGAGCGGGTGTTCGGGGCGGCGTTCCCCGACAAGCAGGCCGGCGCGTACGCACGCAGTGCAGTCGACGAGACGCGCGCCCTCGTGGACGTCCCAGCCTGGGGCACAGCGGCGATCACGGAGCGCACCGTGCGGCTCGCAGCATCCCTGCTGCGGATCTGGGCGCGTCCTGCGCTTCCGGAGATCGACGACGACGGCCTCACGCCCGTGCTGGATGCCGTGCGCCGTCGCGGGTGGCCGGCGGGATGGGACCGCGAGTTCGACTACGTCGAGTACCGGGGCGAGCACTGGGAGGTCAAGGACGTCCGGGCGCTGTTCAATCGCGTGTTCCGTCGCGCCTGGACCGACGACCGCGACGCGGCGCTCAGGTACAGCGCGGCGCACGGCGGGCCGATCTACTCCGAGATGGCGTGGAAGGGCCAGTGGGACGCCCTGGACGACGAGAACTTCCTCTACATGGGATGGGATTCGAACTACATGATGAACGCCCTGCAGGGCGTGCTCGAGGAGTCGGGCATCTCCGCGGAGGTCTTCGTGAAGTACTCCTACATCGGGAACGTGATGTGA
- a CDS encoding gamma carbonic anhydrase family protein — protein MSISSSASVLALANKTPSIADDAFVADGARVVGDVVLEAGSSVWYNAVLRGDSAGIVLGRGSNVQDNVSVHVDSGHGVVIGEDVSIGHNAVVHGCTIGDGSLIGMGSVILSGAVIGRGCLIAGGAVILGGTEIPDGSLVAGVPAKIRRELTEEERADLVRNAEIYHEHLRTHEDAVRLG, from the coding sequence ATGAGCATCTCCTCGTCGGCATCCGTCCTGGCCCTCGCGAACAAGACCCCGAGCATCGCGGACGACGCGTTCGTCGCCGACGGTGCGCGGGTGGTCGGAGACGTCGTCCTGGAAGCAGGATCCAGCGTGTGGTACAACGCTGTGCTGCGCGGCGACTCCGCCGGCATCGTGCTCGGTCGTGGCAGCAACGTCCAGGACAACGTCTCGGTGCACGTCGACAGCGGGCACGGCGTCGTGATCGGTGAGGACGTCTCGATCGGACACAACGCCGTCGTGCACGGCTGCACGATCGGCGACGGCTCGCTGATCGGAATGGGCTCCGTGATCCTCAGCGGCGCCGTGATCGGCCGCGGATGCCTCATCGCCGGCGGTGCCGTCATCCTGGGCGGCACCGAGATCCCGGACGGCTCGCTCGTGGCAGGCGTGCCGGCGAAGATCCGCCGTGAGCTCACCGAGGAGGAGCGCGCGGACCTCGTCCGCAATGCGGAGATCTACCACGAGCACCTGCGCACGCACGAGGACGCCGTGCGGCTCGGATAG
- a CDS encoding cyclodeaminase/cyclohydrolase family protein: MDDSRVPTSAPLSTWLAELAQPSGAPGGGAACGVMVGLASALLGMVAEYTPDDVRATECAARLVAHRAAALKAAEEDGVRSAEFGAALAIPADDPERGRRVRDAALVAARSSAALGEAGMRLLPELVLLAEIGKPSLRADLAVAAEALTAGIAGASVNILANLQTARKHGASTSAVSESQAIHELVTVAKKGAAAIAEQISAHFTADAP; encoded by the coding sequence ATGGACGATTCCCGCGTGCCGACGTCCGCGCCGCTTTCGACATGGCTTGCCGAACTCGCGCAGCCGAGCGGCGCGCCGGGAGGAGGGGCGGCGTGCGGAGTCATGGTCGGCCTGGCATCCGCTCTGCTGGGCATGGTCGCCGAGTACACCCCCGATGATGTGCGCGCGACGGAATGTGCCGCGCGACTCGTCGCTCACCGCGCGGCGGCGCTGAAAGCCGCCGAGGAGGACGGCGTCAGATCAGCCGAGTTCGGTGCCGCTCTCGCCATACCCGCTGACGATCCGGAACGGGGCCGCCGTGTCCGGGACGCGGCGCTCGTGGCCGCCCGATCGTCGGCGGCACTGGGTGAAGCGGGCATGCGCCTGCTGCCCGAGCTCGTCCTGCTCGCCGAGATCGGAAAGCCGTCGCTCAGGGCGGATCTCGCCGTCGCGGCAGAAGCGCTCACCGCCGGCATCGCTGGTGCTTCGGTCAACATCCTCGCGAATCTGCAGACGGCTCGGAAGCACGGTGCATCGACATCCGCAGTCTCGGAATCACAGGCGATTCACGAACTCGTGACGGTTGCGAAGAAGGGGGCGGCGGCGATCGCCGAACAGATCTCGGCGCACTTCACAGCGGACGCGCCGTGA
- a CDS encoding Dps family protein, with protein MSKAQTVSTTASDPTVAAAAAQFLSPVVLGLQALTINTKQAHWHVRGANFVGVHELFDTIVAHAGDFADTAAERIVALGLPIDARVKAVAEKGAASAVPAGFTQSGELIRNVIADIDAILVDTKAAIDGLDEVDLTSQDVAIEIMRGLEKDRWFLLAHVAE; from the coding sequence ATGAGCAAGGCGCAGACCGTTTCCACCACCGCCAGCGACCCGACCGTGGCAGCTGCCGCGGCACAGTTCCTCTCCCCCGTCGTTTTGGGCCTCCAGGCCCTGACGATCAACACGAAGCAGGCGCACTGGCACGTCCGCGGCGCGAACTTCGTCGGCGTGCACGAGCTGTTCGACACGATCGTCGCTCACGCCGGTGACTTCGCGGACACCGCCGCGGAGCGCATCGTCGCTCTCGGCCTCCCGATCGACGCCCGTGTGAAGGCTGTCGCAGAGAAGGGCGCCGCATCCGCAGTTCCCGCCGGCTTCACCCAGTCGGGCGAGCTGATCCGCAACGTGATCGCCGACATCGATGCGATCCTCGTCGACACGAAGGCTGCGATCGACGGCCTCGACGAGGTAGACCTCACCAGCCAGGACGTCGCGATCGAGATCATGCGCGGGCTCGAGAAGGACCGCTGGTTCCTGCTTGCGCACGTCGCCGAGTAA
- a CDS encoding ACP S-malonyltransferase, with protein MIVVACPGQGSQTPGFLAPWLELDGVADSLAAYSEAAEVDLVLHGTESDADTIRDTRIAQPLIVAASLIAAKALVQRAGRVPDGVAGHSVGELAAIVGSGVISADETMRLVGIRGRAMADAAAQTPTGMSAVIGGDEQAVLERLAELELTPANYNGGGQIVTAGALPALAALAEQPVKGTRVIPLQVAGAFHTSYMVSAVDALRAAVADVTPSDPNVTLWTNRDGSVVSSGAQALELIVDQVSSPVRWDLCMMAFADAGITGMIELAPAGALAGLAKRGLRGTPVVAVKTPDDLDAAAELLNGAAA; from the coding sequence GTGATTGTCGTCGCCTGCCCCGGACAGGGCTCACAGACCCCCGGCTTCCTCGCCCCCTGGCTCGAGCTCGACGGCGTGGCCGACAGCCTCGCCGCGTACTCCGAGGCCGCCGAGGTCGACCTCGTCCTGCACGGCACGGAATCGGATGCCGACACCATTCGCGACACGCGCATCGCCCAGCCGCTCATCGTGGCCGCATCCCTGATCGCCGCGAAGGCGCTCGTGCAGCGTGCCGGTCGCGTGCCTGATGGCGTCGCAGGTCACTCCGTCGGCGAGCTCGCCGCGATCGTCGGCTCCGGGGTCATCTCGGCCGACGAGACGATGCGCCTGGTCGGCATCCGCGGGCGCGCGATGGCGGATGCCGCAGCGCAGACTCCGACCGGCATGAGCGCCGTGATCGGCGGTGACGAGCAGGCCGTGCTCGAGCGTCTGGCCGAGCTCGAGCTGACGCCCGCGAACTACAACGGCGGAGGCCAGATCGTCACCGCCGGCGCCCTGCCGGCGCTCGCGGCGCTCGCTGAGCAGCCGGTGAAGGGCACGCGCGTCATCCCGCTGCAGGTGGCCGGCGCCTTCCACACGTCGTACATGGTCTCCGCCGTCGACGCCCTGCGCGCCGCCGTCGCCGACGTGACGCCGAGTGACCCGAACGTCACCCTCTGGACCAACCGCGACGGCTCCGTCGTGTCGTCCGGCGCTCAGGCTCTCGAGCTCATCGTCGACCAGGTGTCCTCGCCGGTGCGCTGGGACCTTTGCATGATGGCCTTCGCCGACGCCGGGATCACCGGCATGATCGAGCTCGCGCCCGCAGGCGCACTGGCAGGCCTCGCCAAGCGCGGCCTGCGCGGTACGCCCGTCGTCGCCGTCAAGACCCCCGATGACCTCGATGCAGCGGCCGAGCTGCTGAACGGAGCCGCAGCATGA
- a CDS encoding DUF3145 domain-containing protein, whose amino-acid sequence MATAYARGVVYIHSAPRALCPHLEWAVGRAIGRAVNFDWADQPVLEGSRRAEFYWDGPVGTGAALATAIRGWEHLRFEVTEDPTPRSDGGRWLHTPDLGIHYAQTDAAGNIVIGEDRIRYAMEIAAGSALELQRELDVALGSAWDEELEPFRHASDDASVVWLHKVG is encoded by the coding sequence ATGGCGACGGCTTACGCACGCGGAGTGGTGTACATCCACTCCGCACCTCGCGCGCTCTGCCCGCACCTGGAATGGGCGGTCGGTCGCGCCATCGGTCGTGCGGTGAACTTCGACTGGGCAGACCAGCCCGTGCTCGAGGGATCTCGTCGCGCCGAGTTCTACTGGGATGGCCCGGTCGGCACCGGCGCAGCTCTCGCCACGGCGATCCGCGGCTGGGAGCACCTGCGCTTCGAGGTCACCGAGGACCCGACACCCCGCAGCGACGGCGGACGCTGGTTGCACACGCCTGATCTCGGCATCCACTATGCGCAGACCGACGCGGCCGGGAACATCGTGATCGGCGAGGACCGCATCCGCTACGCGATGGAGATCGCCGCCGGCAGCGCGCTCGAACTGCAGCGCGAACTCGACGTCGCCCTCGGCTCCGCCTGGGACGAGGAGCTCGAACCGTTCCGCCACGCCAGCGACGACGCCAGCGTGGTCTGGCTCCACAAGGTCGGCTGA
- a CDS encoding ASCH domain-containing protein, which yields MPGAEADAIESFWDEVRAAHPGLPSATPEAWAFGATAAHADGLLALVLEGTKTGTASSIWDYDATGDPLPTVGELSIILDGTGVPRAVIETTSLETVPFGEVSAEHAHAEGEGDRTLAHWREVHERFWREHSENPRGFEPDMPVLCERFRLIHSN from the coding sequence ATGCCCGGGGCGGAGGCCGACGCGATCGAGTCGTTCTGGGACGAGGTGCGCGCCGCACATCCCGGACTGCCGTCGGCGACCCCTGAGGCGTGGGCGTTCGGCGCGACCGCCGCGCACGCGGACGGTCTGCTCGCCCTGGTTCTCGAGGGCACCAAGACCGGCACGGCATCATCCATCTGGGACTACGACGCCACGGGCGATCCGCTCCCCACGGTCGGTGAGCTGAGCATCATCCTCGACGGCACCGGCGTGCCGCGCGCGGTCATCGAGACGACCTCCCTGGAGACCGTGCCGTTCGGCGAGGTGTCAGCGGAGCATGCGCACGCGGAGGGCGAGGGCGATCGCACGCTCGCCCACTGGCGTGAGGTGCACGAGCGCTTCTGGCGCGAGCACTCCGAGAACCCGCGCGGTTTCGAGCCCGACATGCCGGTGCTGTGCGAGCGGTTCCGCCTCATCCATTCGAACTGA
- a CDS encoding beta-ketoacyl-[acyl-carrier-protein] synthase family protein has protein sequence MTKRIVVTGIGASSAIGGTAPENWTNLLAGMSGGRTLEHEWVAEYELPVTFAAEAIVRPETVLARPQAKRLDPSSQFAMVAAMEAWEDAGSPDVDPERLGVDFATGIGGVWTLLDAWDTLREKGPRRVMPMTVPMLMPNAAAGNLSLHFQARAFARTVASACASSTESLVNAYEHLQAGLADVVIAGGTESAIHPITVASFASMQALSRRNDDPATASRPYSVDRDGFVMGEGAGVLILETEEHAKARGAKIYAELVGGGVTADSYHITANDPEGRGAERAVRLALEVAGRTPDEITHVNAHATSTPVGDPNEYIALRNVIGDRVHSVPVSATKASTGHLLGGTGALEAIYTVLAIRDRIAPPTINISTQDPEIPLLVSGDAQQLGDGPQLAISNSFGFGGHNAVAAFADYEG, from the coding sequence ATGACCAAGCGCATCGTCGTCACCGGAATCGGTGCCAGCTCCGCCATCGGCGGCACTGCCCCGGAGAACTGGACCAACCTGCTCGCGGGCATGTCCGGCGGCCGCACGCTCGAGCACGAGTGGGTGGCCGAGTACGAGCTTCCCGTGACCTTCGCCGCCGAGGCCATCGTCCGCCCGGAGACGGTGCTGGCGCGTCCTCAGGCGAAGCGGCTCGACCCCTCGTCCCAGTTCGCTATGGTCGCGGCGATGGAGGCCTGGGAGGATGCCGGATCTCCCGACGTCGACCCGGAGCGCCTCGGCGTCGACTTCGCGACCGGCATCGGCGGCGTGTGGACCCTGCTCGACGCGTGGGACACACTTCGCGAGAAGGGTCCGCGGCGCGTCATGCCCATGACCGTCCCGATGCTCATGCCGAACGCTGCGGCCGGCAACCTCTCCCTGCACTTCCAGGCGCGCGCGTTCGCGCGCACCGTGGCATCCGCGTGCGCCTCGAGCACCGAATCGCTCGTGAACGCCTACGAGCACCTCCAGGCGGGTCTCGCCGATGTCGTCATCGCCGGTGGCACCGAATCGGCGATCCACCCGATCACCGTTGCCTCCTTCGCCTCCATGCAGGCGCTCTCCCGTCGCAACGACGACCCGGCGACGGCATCCCGCCCCTATTCCGTCGATCGCGACGGCTTCGTCATGGGAGAGGGCGCCGGCGTCCTCATCCTCGAGACCGAGGAGCACGCGAAGGCGCGCGGCGCGAAGATCTATGCCGAGCTCGTCGGCGGCGGCGTGACGGCCGATTCGTACCACATCACCGCCAATGACCCCGAGGGCCGCGGCGCCGAGCGCGCCGTGCGTCTCGCGCTCGAGGTCGCAGGCCGCACTCCCGACGAGATCACGCACGTCAACGCGCACGCGACTTCGACGCCCGTGGGCGACCCGAACGAGTACATCGCTCTGCGCAACGTCATCGGCGACCGTGTGCACTCGGTCCCCGTTTCCGCCACCAAGGCGTCCACCGGGCATCTGCTCGGCGGCACCGGCGCGCTCGAGGCGATCTACACCGTGCTCGCCATCCGCGACCGCATCGCACCTCCGACCATCAACATCAGCACGCAGGATCCCGAGATCCCGCTGCTGGTGTCCGGCGATGCGCAGCAGCTGGGAGACGGACCGCAGCTCGCGATCAGCAACTCGTTCGGCTTCGGCGGTCATAACGCCGTCGCCGCGTTCGCAGACTACGAGGGCTGA
- a CDS encoding PucR family transcriptional regulator has product MTASSPASTDKTATLAWLRRISGDLATATIQRLEETLPWYADMPPARRSAVGLVAQAGITSFIQWFDDPTSTPWIAADIFAAAPRELLRSVSLTQTLQLIRVTVEITEERIAGKGEMLREAILLYSRDVAFAAADVYARAAEARGLWDARLEALVVDSILTGEADEELPSRIAALGWHGHGEVCVLVGTTPPQFDVDHVRRTARKLSVDVLIGVQGSRLVLVLGRARVPGREEEQDDLAFEEIASRLEPSFGPGYVVLGPPVAALVDAGQSARAALAGFAVARAWRTAPRPVEADDLLPERALAGDPLAKQTLIDRIYRPLQAHSTDLVTTLWSYLDNGRSLEATARELFVHPNTVRYRLKRVSEVIGWDATGPREALILQTALILGSIGTAETVRRRPSARRGR; this is encoded by the coding sequence GTGACCGCATCGTCTCCTGCGTCGACCGACAAGACCGCGACGCTCGCCTGGCTGCGTCGCATCTCGGGTGATCTCGCGACCGCGACGATCCAGCGACTCGAGGAGACACTGCCCTGGTACGCCGACATGCCACCGGCCCGCCGCTCTGCGGTCGGGCTGGTGGCCCAGGCCGGCATCACGTCGTTCATCCAGTGGTTCGACGATCCGACGTCCACGCCGTGGATCGCCGCGGACATCTTCGCGGCAGCCCCGCGTGAGCTGCTGCGCAGCGTCAGCCTGACCCAGACGCTGCAGCTGATTCGCGTGACCGTCGAGATCACCGAGGAGCGCATCGCCGGCAAGGGCGAGATGCTCCGCGAGGCGATCCTGCTCTACTCCCGCGACGTCGCCTTCGCCGCCGCGGACGTGTATGCGCGCGCCGCCGAGGCGCGCGGACTCTGGGATGCCCGGCTCGAGGCGCTGGTCGTGGATTCGATCCTTACCGGCGAGGCCGATGAAGAGCTGCCCAGCCGCATCGCAGCCCTCGGCTGGCACGGACACGGCGAGGTGTGCGTGCTGGTCGGCACGACTCCCCCGCAGTTCGACGTCGATCACGTCCGACGGACCGCACGGAAACTGTCCGTCGACGTGCTGATCGGCGTGCAGGGATCCCGGCTCGTGCTCGTCCTCGGCCGTGCGCGCGTACCCGGTCGCGAAGAGGAGCAGGACGACCTGGCCTTCGAGGAGATCGCTTCCCGTCTCGAGCCCTCGTTCGGCCCCGGCTACGTGGTGCTCGGACCGCCGGTGGCGGCCCTGGTGGATGCCGGGCAGAGCGCCCGCGCCGCACTCGCGGGGTTCGCGGTCGCACGCGCCTGGCGGACGGCGCCGCGCCCCGTCGAAGCCGATGACCTCCTCCCCGAGCGCGCCCTCGCCGGCGACCCCCTCGCGAAGCAGACGCTGATCGACCGGATCTATCGGCCGCTGCAGGCGCACTCGACGGACCTCGTCACGACGCTGTGGAGCTATCTCGACAACGGTCGCTCGCTGGAGGCCACCGCGCGCGAGCTGTTCGTTCACCCGAACACGGTGCGCTACCGCCTCAAGCGCGTCAGCGAGGTGATCGGCTGGGATGCCACTGGGCCCCGCGAGGCGCTGATCCTTCAGACCGCGTTGATCCTCGGGTCCATCGGGACAGCCGAGACCGTGCGTCGTCGGCCCTCCGCGCGTCGCGGTCGTTGA